The proteins below are encoded in one region of Amycolatopsis magusensis:
- a CDS encoding aldo/keto reductase, with protein sequence MTMTNHATLTLGGELTVNRLGFGAMRLGGATAAERAESIRIARRAVELGVDFLDTADSYDLGLNEELLAEALHPYPRGLVIATKGGQCHPGDDWIPLGRPEYLRQQAELSLRRLRIPQIELYQLHRIDPLVPLADQIGALTRLREEGKIRHIGLSEVSVAQLREAETITPIASVQNLYNLEQRRSEPVLEYCERRGIAFIPWLPIKSSTRSDGVVAAVAAEVGATPAQVALAWLLRRSPVVLPIPGTSSRRHLEENLAALTLSLSDQDYDRLDSASRKHD encoded by the coding sequence ATGACCATGACGAACCACGCCACGCTCACCCTCGGCGGGGAGCTGACGGTGAACCGGCTCGGCTTCGGTGCCATGCGGCTGGGTGGGGCGACCGCCGCGGAACGCGCGGAGTCGATCCGGATCGCCCGCCGCGCCGTCGAACTCGGCGTCGACTTCCTCGACACCGCCGACTCCTACGACCTCGGCCTGAACGAAGAACTGCTGGCCGAAGCGCTGCACCCCTATCCGCGTGGACTGGTGATAGCCACCAAGGGCGGGCAATGCCATCCCGGCGACGACTGGATTCCGCTCGGCCGCCCGGAATACCTCCGCCAACAAGCGGAACTGAGCCTGCGCCGGTTGCGAATTCCGCAAATTGAACTTTACCAGTTGCACCGGATCGACCCGCTGGTTCCGCTGGCTGACCAGATCGGCGCGCTCACCCGGCTGCGCGAAGAGGGCAAAATCCGGCACATCGGCCTGTCCGAGGTGAGTGTGGCCCAACTCCGGGAGGCCGAAACGATCACCCCGATCGCGAGCGTGCAGAACCTGTACAACCTCGAACAACGAAGGTCTGAACCAGTGCTCGAGTACTGCGAACGCCGTGGTATCGCGTTCATCCCGTGGTTGCCCATCAAGTCGAGCACGCGCTCGGACGGTGTGGTGGCCGCGGTCGCGGCAGAAGTCGGGGCGACCCCGGCGCAGGTGGCGCTGGCCTGGTTGTTGCGGCGTTCACCGGTCGTGTTGCCCATTCCGGGGACTTCGTCACGCCGCCATCTGGAGGAAAATCTGGCCGCACTCACCCTTTCACTGTCCGATCAGGACTACGACCGGCTCGATTCCGCGTCCCGGAAACACGACTGA
- a CDS encoding LysR family transcriptional regulator, translating into MLNLERLRVLRAVSTTGSVSGAAAHLHVTTSAVSQQLARLEREVGQPLLERNGRGIRLTDAAALLAAHADRLLAQVERVEADLARHRGAVAGALSMAAFATAARGLLPGALRALRADHPGLRVRLDEREPPEAISGLCRGDVDVAVVQDWPESPLELPEGLSRETLLDDPLDLAVPADHEPRAKLADEEWITWTSGQLCHDWLSRTLGEPRIVHTASEHSTQLALVAAGLGVALLPRLGRDHVPDGVRVVPIDPAPTRQVHALWRTSAARRPAIRATVLALRHAAAHPTP; encoded by the coding sequence GTGTTGAACCTGGAACGCCTGCGCGTGCTGCGCGCGGTCTCGACGACCGGTTCGGTGAGCGGCGCGGCGGCACACCTGCACGTCACCACTTCGGCGGTTTCGCAGCAGCTGGCGCGGCTGGAGCGCGAGGTGGGGCAGCCGCTGCTGGAGCGCAACGGCCGCGGCATCCGGCTCACCGACGCGGCCGCGCTGCTCGCCGCGCACGCGGACCGGTTGCTGGCACAGGTCGAACGGGTGGAGGCCGACCTCGCCCGGCACCGGGGCGCGGTCGCCGGGGCGCTGTCGATGGCGGCCTTCGCGACCGCCGCGCGGGGCCTGCTGCCCGGTGCGTTGCGGGCGCTGCGGGCCGACCATCCGGGTTTGCGGGTCCGGTTGGACGAACGGGAGCCGCCGGAAGCCATCAGCGGGTTGTGCCGGGGCGATGTCGACGTGGCCGTGGTGCAGGACTGGCCCGAGTCGCCGCTGGAACTACCGGAAGGCTTGTCGCGCGAGACCCTGCTCGACGATCCGCTCGACCTGGCGGTGCCCGCGGATCACGAGCCGAGGGCGAAGCTGGCGGACGAGGAATGGATCACCTGGACCAGCGGCCAACTCTGCCACGACTGGCTCTCGCGCACCCTCGGCGAGCCGCGGATCGTGCACACCGCCTCGGAGCACTCGACGCAACTCGCGCTGGTCGCCGCCGGCCTGGGCGTCGCCCTCCTGCCGCGCCTGGGCCGGGACCACGTGCCGGACGGCGTGCGCGTGGTACCCATCGACCCGGCCCCCACGCGCCAGGTGCACGCCCTATGGCGAACCAGCGCCGCGCGACGCCCCGCCATCCGAGCCACCGTCCTCGCCCTACGCCACGCCGCCGCCCACCCCACCCCCTAA
- a CDS encoding STAS domain-containing protein, with the protein MLTSGVRTAEQDITIAVAWHGGAVELAVTGELDTTTAPLLEEAIAYAVKEDPTALVVNLDAVQFLASAGISVLIEANCRLPELLRVVTVSEIVLRPLTITGLDRVLPLYPTTCAALAT; encoded by the coding sequence ATGCTGACGTCCGGGGTGCGAACAGCGGAACAGGACATCACCATCGCCGTCGCGTGGCACGGTGGTGCGGTGGAACTGGCGGTGACCGGCGAACTGGACACCACCACCGCGCCGCTGCTCGAAGAGGCGATCGCCTACGCCGTCAAGGAGGACCCGACCGCGCTGGTGGTCAACCTCGACGCCGTGCAGTTCCTGGCCAGCGCCGGGATCTCGGTGCTGATCGAGGCGAACTGCCGGCTGCCGGAGCTCCTGCGCGTGGTCACGGTCAGTGAGATCGTGCTGCGGCCGTTGACGATCACCGGCCTGGACCGCGTACTCCCGCTCTACCCCACCACCTGCGCCGCCCTCGCCACCTGA
- a CDS encoding BTAD domain-containing putative transcriptional regulator — translation MKVPEAKVRALLADLLAHRGRPVSADRLVDDLWGTEPPANPIGALQTKVSQLRRALEQAEPGGRELVVSGPSGYALHAPEVDAERFESLLDQARQPGDPRTRASRIGEALALWRGAAFADFPDADFLAPVVQRLDELRLVAFEEQAEARLELGEHSELAGELADLVARHPLRERLRRAHLLALYRAGRQSEALAGYAELRERLADELGLDPSPELAELYQSMLRQDPALTPSARRATNLPAPLTELIGRDGEATEVGHLLGANRLVTLAGPGGVGKTRLAIEAASRLTGEFPDGVWLVELAGHWTHGAPEAACSVAEVTASMLNLRENAVAGALPSPSEQLAEALRDQQLLLVLDNCEHLVEPVAELVQSLLLASPGLRVLTTSQEPLGLAGEVVYGVRPLELPSAVELFSRRAAAVAPGFALSDENTDAVAEICRRLDGIPLALELAASRIRVLGAGELLSRLDDRFRVLTSGHRGAPARQQTLRAMIGWSWELLTEAERIVLRRLALHVEGCDLEAAEAVCAGEGVKPAEVLDLLARLVDRSLVAVTETHGRTRYRLLESVSAYCVERLHEVGEFDCVRRRHNRYYLRLAERGEPQLCGSEQRAWLDRLDSESANFRAALEGAELDGDAELAIRLVNALGWYWFLRGRLREGHRSVNAALAIDGHAPDAAWATAMAWQAGLMGLIGEGPGLHERAEKVLALYDDIDDPLGRARAEWFMSFALIGSGDLSLGAARVDRALAGFRALGDRWGEAAALSLQAMQARPRGGLAQAKRDSERAIELFREVGDRWGEVKSTDTLSSLAEIAGDYERAESLHRNALRLAEELGLWNEVSYTLSGIGRIALLKGEFAKADEYHERARKLSAQHSHKRGEQFAEIGLGLSARRQGRYAQAEVHLERWLDWCRQVDGDLGTALLLAELGFAAEQRGDTELAMARQREGFAAASATGDPRSIALAMEGLAGATAAVGDHRQAARLLGAAAATRNSVGTPLPEAERGDVDRVTAAVVATLGEAGFGEEFDRGRTDPSFVDIQG, via the coding sequence GTGAAGGTCCCGGAGGCGAAGGTCCGCGCCCTGCTCGCGGACCTGCTGGCGCACCGCGGTCGCCCGGTTTCGGCCGACCGGCTCGTCGACGACCTCTGGGGCACCGAGCCGCCCGCCAATCCGATCGGCGCGCTGCAGACCAAGGTGTCGCAGCTGCGGCGGGCACTGGAGCAGGCTGAGCCGGGTGGCCGGGAACTGGTGGTCTCCGGCCCGTCCGGGTACGCGCTGCACGCGCCCGAGGTCGACGCCGAACGCTTCGAAAGCCTGCTGGACCAGGCGCGGCAACCCGGTGATCCCCGCACGAGGGCGTCCCGGATCGGCGAAGCGCTCGCGCTCTGGCGAGGCGCCGCCTTCGCCGACTTCCCCGACGCGGACTTCCTCGCCCCGGTGGTCCAGCGGCTCGACGAACTGCGGCTGGTGGCGTTCGAAGAGCAGGCCGAAGCCCGGCTGGAACTGGGTGAGCACAGCGAACTGGCGGGTGAGCTGGCCGATCTGGTCGCGCGGCACCCGTTGCGCGAACGTTTGCGCCGCGCCCACCTGCTCGCCCTGTACCGCGCGGGACGGCAGAGCGAAGCGCTCGCCGGGTACGCCGAGCTGCGTGAGCGGCTCGCCGACGAACTCGGGCTCGATCCGAGTCCCGAGTTGGCCGAGCTGTACCAGTCGATGCTGCGGCAGGATCCCGCGCTCACGCCGTCGGCCCGGCGCGCCACGAACCTGCCCGCTCCCCTGACCGAGCTGATCGGCCGTGACGGCGAGGCCACCGAGGTCGGCCACCTGCTCGGCGCGAACCGGCTGGTCACGCTGGCCGGTCCGGGCGGGGTCGGTAAGACGCGGCTGGCCATCGAGGCCGCGTCCCGGCTCACCGGCGAGTTCCCCGACGGCGTGTGGCTGGTCGAGCTGGCCGGGCACTGGACGCACGGCGCCCCGGAGGCGGCGTGCTCGGTCGCCGAGGTCACCGCGAGCATGCTCAACCTGCGTGAGAACGCGGTGGCGGGCGCCCTGCCGTCGCCGTCGGAGCAGCTGGCCGAAGCCCTGCGCGATCAACAACTGCTGCTGGTGCTGGACAACTGCGAGCACCTGGTCGAGCCGGTCGCCGAGCTGGTGCAGTCGCTCCTGCTGGCCTCCCCCGGCCTGCGGGTGCTGACCACCAGCCAGGAGCCGCTCGGGCTGGCGGGCGAGGTCGTCTACGGCGTTCGCCCGCTGGAGCTGCCCAGCGCGGTGGAGCTGTTCAGCAGGCGCGCGGCCGCGGTCGCCCCGGGTTTCGCGCTGTCCGACGAAAACACCGACGCGGTCGCGGAAATCTGCCGCAGGCTCGACGGCATCCCGCTGGCGCTCGAACTGGCCGCGAGCCGCATCCGGGTGCTCGGCGCGGGCGAGTTGCTGTCCCGCTTGGACGACCGGTTCCGTGTGCTGACCAGCGGGCATCGCGGCGCGCCCGCCCGGCAGCAGACGTTGCGCGCGATGATCGGCTGGAGCTGGGAACTGCTCACCGAGGCCGAGCGGATCGTGCTGCGACGGCTGGCCCTGCACGTCGAAGGCTGCGACCTCGAAGCCGCCGAGGCGGTGTGCGCCGGCGAGGGCGTGAAACCGGCCGAGGTGCTGGACCTGCTGGCGCGACTGGTGGACCGGTCGCTGGTCGCGGTGACCGAAACGCACGGCCGCACCCGGTATCGGCTGCTGGAATCCGTTTCGGCGTACTGCGTCGAGCGGCTGCACGAGGTCGGCGAGTTCGACTGCGTCCGGCGGCGGCACAACCGCTACTACCTCCGACTGGCCGAACGCGGTGAGCCGCAGTTGTGCGGTTCGGAGCAGCGCGCCTGGCTGGACCGGCTGGACTCCGAGAGCGCCAATTTCCGCGCCGCGCTCGAAGGCGCCGAGCTCGACGGAGACGCGGAGCTGGCGATCCGCCTGGTCAACGCGCTGGGCTGGTACTGGTTCCTGCGCGGCAGGCTGCGCGAGGGACACCGGTCGGTGAACGCCGCGCTGGCCATCGACGGGCACGCGCCGGACGCCGCATGGGCCACGGCGATGGCCTGGCAGGCCGGGCTGATGGGCCTCATCGGCGAGGGCCCCGGCCTGCACGAGCGGGCCGAGAAGGTGCTCGCGCTCTACGACGACATCGACGATCCGCTCGGCCGGGCGCGGGCGGAGTGGTTCATGAGCTTCGCGCTGATCGGCTCGGGCGACCTGTCGCTCGGGGCCGCGCGGGTAGACCGCGCGCTCGCCGGGTTCCGCGCGCTCGGCGACCGCTGGGGTGAGGCGGCCGCGCTCAGCCTGCAGGCCATGCAGGCGCGCCCGCGTGGTGGCTTGGCCCAGGCGAAGCGTGACAGCGAACGCGCCATCGAGTTGTTCCGCGAGGTCGGCGACCGGTGGGGCGAGGTCAAGTCGACCGACACGCTCAGTTCGCTGGCCGAAATCGCCGGCGACTACGAGCGCGCGGAGAGCCTGCACCGCAACGCCCTGCGGCTCGCCGAGGAACTCGGACTGTGGAACGAGGTGTCGTACACGCTGTCCGGCATCGGGCGGATCGCGTTGCTGAAGGGCGAGTTCGCCAAGGCCGACGAGTACCACGAGCGCGCGCGGAAGCTGTCCGCGCAGCATTCGCACAAGCGCGGGGAGCAGTTCGCCGAGATCGGGCTCGGCCTCTCCGCGCGGCGGCAGGGCCGGTATGCGCAGGCCGAGGTCCACCTGGAGCGCTGGCTCGACTGGTGCCGTCAGGTCGACGGCGACCTCGGCACCGCGCTGCTGCTGGCCGAGCTCGGGTTCGCCGCCGAGCAGCGCGGGGACACCGAGCTCGCCATGGCCCGGCAGCGGGAGGGCTTCGCCGCCGCGTCCGCCACCGGCGATCCGCGCTCGATCGCGCTGGCGATGGAAGGGCTCGCGGGCGCCACCGCCGCCGTCGGCGACCACCGGCAGGCCGCGCGCCTGCTCGGCGCCGCGGCCGCCACCAGGAACTCCGTCGGCACCCCACTACCCGAGGCCGAACGCGGCGACGTCGACCGCGTCACCGCCGCCGTGGTCGCCACGCTCGGTGAGGCCGGGTTCGGCGAGGAGTTCGACCGCGGCCGCACCGATCCGTCCTTTGTGGACATTCAAGGGTGA
- a CDS encoding NAD(P)-dependent oxidoreductase has protein sequence MTENFTTRATVAGLGDMGQALAAALLRNGFSTTVWNRTPGRAGSLTAAGAREATGLAEAFEASQVVILCVIDNSAVDELLAAAGDRLRGRTVVNLTNGTPRQARELGERVTALGAEYVDGGIMAVPPGIGTDQSFVLYSGSESAFKANRDLFEAFGGVQFVGEDTGLASLYDLALLSGMYGLHAGVMHAYALIGSEGISATDFSALLVPWLRAMSGFVTEAADRIDRDEFTKDVVSNLAMQAKAFPNLIEASKEQGVRPDLMEPVLRLFQEWVAKGHGDEDGVGVVRLLQERA, from the coding sequence ATGACGGAGAACTTCACCACCCGCGCCACGGTCGCCGGGCTGGGCGACATGGGGCAGGCGCTGGCCGCGGCGTTGCTGCGGAACGGGTTCTCGACCACGGTGTGGAACCGCACGCCGGGCAGGGCCGGGTCGCTGACCGCGGCGGGGGCGCGGGAGGCGACCGGACTGGCGGAAGCGTTCGAGGCGAGCCAGGTGGTGATCCTGTGCGTGATCGACAACTCGGCGGTCGACGAACTGCTGGCGGCGGCGGGTGACCGCCTGCGCGGGCGGACCGTGGTCAACCTGACCAACGGTACCCCGCGCCAGGCCCGTGAGCTGGGAGAACGCGTCACGGCGCTGGGTGCGGAGTACGTCGACGGCGGCATCATGGCGGTCCCGCCGGGCATCGGCACCGACCAGTCGTTCGTGCTGTACTCCGGCTCGGAGAGCGCCTTCAAGGCCAATCGCGACCTGTTCGAGGCGTTCGGCGGGGTGCAGTTCGTCGGCGAGGACACCGGGCTGGCGTCCTTGTACGACCTGGCGCTCTTGAGCGGCATGTACGGCCTGCACGCGGGAGTCATGCACGCCTACGCGCTCATCGGCTCGGAGGGGATTTCCGCGACCGACTTCTCCGCGTTGCTGGTGCCGTGGCTGCGGGCGATGTCCGGGTTCGTCACCGAGGCGGCCGACCGGATCGACCGCGACGAGTTCACCAAGGACGTGGTGTCGAACCTCGCCATGCAGGCGAAGGCGTTCCCGAACCTGATCGAGGCCAGCAAGGAGCAGGGCGTGCGGCCGGACCTGATGGAGCCGGTGCTGCGGTTGTTCCAGGAGTGGGTGGCGAAGGGCCACGGCGACGAGGACGGGGTCGGCGTGGTGCGGCTCCTGCAGGAGCGCGCATGA
- a CDS encoding SDR family oxidoreductase encodes MSPRVVVTGGTHGIGLAMAKGVLAREGQVLITGRNESKVEAARDELGSRAFVLRSDAASMADIDALGRIVADRLGSVDAVFVNAGVAINQPFADVSEATYDRIFDVNTKGAFFTVQRLLPLVRDGGSIVFTTSVADEGGAAGMAAYSGSKAALWSFAQVLAAELLPRGIRVNAVAPGFVDTPTMGLTDATAEERAAFSELGDLATPMKRHGTMDEVAAAALFLAFDATFTTAVKLPVDGGLGRRIA; translated from the coding sequence ATGAGCCCGCGAGTCGTCGTCACCGGTGGGACGCACGGGATCGGCCTGGCGATGGCGAAGGGCGTGCTGGCGCGGGAAGGTCAGGTGCTGATCACCGGCCGGAACGAGAGCAAGGTCGAAGCGGCACGCGACGAGCTGGGTTCGCGGGCGTTCGTCCTGCGGTCGGACGCGGCGAGCATGGCCGACATCGACGCGCTGGGCCGCATCGTCGCCGACCGGCTCGGCTCGGTGGACGCGGTGTTCGTCAACGCCGGGGTGGCGATCAACCAGCCGTTCGCGGACGTGTCGGAAGCGACCTACGACCGGATCTTCGACGTCAACACCAAGGGCGCGTTCTTCACCGTGCAGCGGCTGCTGCCGCTGGTGCGTGACGGCGGCTCGATCGTGTTCACCACCTCGGTGGCCGACGAGGGCGGCGCGGCAGGCATGGCCGCCTACTCGGGCTCGAAGGCGGCGCTGTGGTCGTTCGCGCAGGTGCTGGCCGCGGAGCTGCTGCCGCGGGGCATCCGGGTGAACGCGGTGGCGCCGGGGTTCGTCGACACCCCGACCATGGGGCTGACCGACGCGACCGCGGAGGAACGGGCGGCGTTCTCGGAACTGGGCGACCTCGCCACGCCGATGAAGCGCCACGGCACCATGGACGAGGTGGCGGCCGCCGCGCTGTTCCTCGCCTTCGACGCCACCTTCACCACCGCCGTCAAACTCCCCGTGGACGGCGGCCTGGGCCGGCGAATCGCGTGA
- a CDS encoding SDR family NAD(P)-dependent oxidoreductase — protein sequence MHLDLSGKTALVTGSSQGIGLAIATGLARAGARVAVNGRKQSTVDEAVARVRAAGGEAVAAVADVASEQGAADLAAQLPEVDVLVNNLGIFGAEAPLEISDDEWRRYFEVNVLTAVRLTRTYLPGMTGRGWGRVLNIASDSALVIPAEMIHYGVSKTALLGVSRGFAKEAAGTGVTVNSVIAGPTHTGGVEDFVYQLVDRSLPWEEAQREFMRLHRPQSLLQRLIEPEEIANMVVYLSSPQASATTGAAVRVDGGYVDSIVP from the coding sequence ATGCACTTGGATCTGAGCGGCAAGACCGCGCTGGTCACCGGGTCGAGCCAGGGCATCGGCCTGGCGATCGCGACCGGCCTGGCCCGCGCGGGCGCGCGGGTGGCGGTGAACGGGCGCAAGCAGTCCACTGTGGACGAGGCGGTGGCGCGGGTGCGCGCCGCGGGCGGTGAGGCGGTGGCGGCCGTCGCCGACGTGGCGTCCGAACAGGGCGCCGCGGACCTCGCCGCCCAGCTGCCCGAGGTCGACGTCCTGGTCAACAACCTCGGCATCTTCGGCGCCGAAGCCCCGCTGGAGATCAGCGACGACGAATGGCGCCGGTACTTCGAGGTCAACGTGCTCACCGCGGTCCGGCTCACCCGGACCTACCTGCCCGGCATGACCGGCCGCGGCTGGGGCCGCGTCCTGAACATCGCGAGCGACTCCGCACTGGTCATCCCGGCCGAGATGATCCACTACGGCGTCTCGAAAACCGCGCTGCTCGGGGTATCGCGCGGGTTCGCCAAGGAGGCGGCGGGCACGGGCGTCACCGTCAACTCGGTGATCGCCGGGCCGACGCACACCGGTGGCGTGGAGGACTTCGTGTACCAGCTGGTGGACCGCTCGCTGCCGTGGGAGGAGGCGCAGCGGGAGTTCATGCGGCTGCACCGGCCGCAGTCGCTGCTGCAGCGGCTCATCGAGCCGGAGGAGATCGCGAACATGGTGGTCTACCTGAGCTCGCCGCAGGCGTCGGCGACCACCGGCGCCGCCGTCCGCGTCGACGGCGGCTACGTCGACTCCATCGTCCCCTGA
- a CDS encoding aldo/keto reductase produces MTGIPTVTLNNGVVMPQLGYGVFQVPDAETTAAVTSALEAGYRSIDTATVYGNERGVGQALADSGLAREELFITTKVWNSDQGYDKALRAFDNSAELLGLDYLDLYLIHWPTPERGLYAETWRALEKLHADGRIRAIGVSNFQPSHLDELARTSSVVPAVNQIEVHPYLQQAEVREYDEKHGIVTEAWSPLAKGGDLLADPVVRELAEKHGRTPAQIVLRWHVQLGNVVIPKSVTPSRIRENAALFDFELADEDVAALSSLDRGERTGPDPDTFNVA; encoded by the coding sequence ATGACCGGCATTCCCACCGTCACCCTGAACAACGGCGTAGTCATGCCGCAGCTGGGGTACGGGGTGTTCCAGGTGCCCGACGCGGAGACCACCGCCGCGGTGACCTCCGCCCTCGAGGCCGGGTACCGCAGCATCGACACCGCGACCGTGTACGGCAACGAGCGCGGCGTCGGGCAGGCGCTGGCCGACTCCGGCCTGGCGCGCGAGGAGTTGTTCATCACCACCAAGGTGTGGAACTCCGACCAGGGCTACGACAAGGCGCTGCGGGCCTTCGACAACAGCGCCGAACTGCTCGGGCTCGACTACCTCGACCTGTACCTGATCCACTGGCCGACGCCGGAACGCGGCCTGTACGCCGAGACCTGGCGGGCGCTGGAGAAGCTGCACGCCGACGGCCGGATCCGGGCGATCGGCGTGTCGAACTTCCAGCCGTCTCACCTGGACGAGCTGGCGCGCACCAGCTCGGTGGTGCCCGCGGTGAACCAGATCGAGGTGCACCCGTACCTGCAGCAGGCCGAGGTCCGCGAGTACGACGAGAAGCACGGCATCGTGACCGAGGCGTGGAGCCCGCTGGCCAAGGGCGGCGACCTGCTCGCCGATCCGGTGGTGCGCGAGCTGGCCGAAAAGCACGGTCGCACCCCGGCGCAGATCGTCCTGCGCTGGCACGTGCAGCTGGGCAACGTGGTCATCCCCAAGTCGGTGACGCCGTCGCGCATCCGCGAGAACGCGGCGTTGTTCGACTTCGAGCTGGCCGACGAGGATGTGGCCGCGCTGTCGTCGCTCGACCGCGGTGAGCGCACCGGCCCGGACCCCGACACCTTCAACGTGGCCTGA
- a CDS encoding MFS transporter: MPVALFALAISAFGIGTTEFVIMGLLPEVAADFGVTIPAAGLLISGYALGVVVGAPLLTALGSRIPRKTVLVGLMVLFIVGNLISAVATSYGLLMTGRIVAALSHGAFFGVGSVVAASLVAPTKQAGAIALMFTGLTVANVLGVPAGTALGQQLGWRSTFWAVSALGVVGLIGIIALVPRQARVESGGLRRELAVFRKPQVWLALAMTALGFAGVFASFTYIAPMMTEVAGFSSGAVTWLLVLFGAGLVAGNLLGGRAADRALMPSLYVILAALALVLLAFVFTAHAQVPAAITIALFGAAGFATVPPLQARVLAQAGEAPALASAANIAAFNLGNAGGAWLGGLAIDGGLGYTAPNWIGALLAASGLLVALFSGMLDRQRSPGRVTVH; the protein is encoded by the coding sequence ATGCCCGTCGCCCTGTTCGCGCTGGCGATCAGCGCCTTCGGCATCGGCACCACGGAGTTCGTGATCATGGGCCTGCTGCCCGAGGTCGCCGCGGACTTCGGCGTGACCATCCCGGCCGCCGGCCTGCTCATCTCGGGCTACGCGCTCGGCGTGGTGGTCGGCGCGCCGCTGCTCACCGCGCTCGGCTCGCGGATCCCCCGCAAGACCGTGCTGGTCGGGCTGATGGTGCTGTTCATCGTCGGCAACCTGATCTCGGCCGTGGCCACGAGTTACGGCCTGCTGATGACCGGGCGGATCGTGGCGGCGCTGTCCCACGGCGCGTTCTTCGGCGTCGGCTCGGTGGTCGCCGCCTCGCTGGTCGCGCCGACGAAACAGGCCGGCGCGATCGCGCTGATGTTCACCGGGCTGACCGTGGCGAACGTGCTCGGCGTGCCCGCCGGGACCGCGCTCGGCCAGCAACTCGGCTGGCGTTCGACGTTCTGGGCAGTCAGCGCGCTGGGCGTGGTCGGGCTGATCGGCATCATCGCGCTGGTGCCGCGGCAGGCGCGGGTGGAGAGCGGCGGGTTGCGCCGCGAACTGGCGGTGTTCCGCAAACCGCAGGTGTGGCTGGCATTGGCGATGACCGCGCTCGGCTTCGCCGGGGTGTTCGCCTCGTTCACCTACATCGCGCCGATGATGACCGAGGTCGCCGGGTTCTCCTCCGGCGCGGTCACCTGGCTGCTCGTGTTGTTCGGGGCCGGGCTGGTCGCGGGCAACCTGCTCGGCGGGCGGGCCGCGGACCGCGCGCTGATGCCCAGCCTGTACGTCATCCTCGCCGCGCTCGCGCTGGTGTTGCTGGCGTTCGTGTTCACCGCCCACGCCCAGGTGCCCGCGGCGATCACCATCGCGTTGTTCGGGGCCGCCGGGTTCGCCACCGTGCCACCGCTGCAGGCGCGGGTGCTGGCGCAGGCCGGAGAGGCGCCCGCGCTGGCGTCGGCGGCGAACATCGCCGCGTTCAACCTCGGCAACGCCGGCGGCGCCTGGCTCGGCGGGCTCGCCATCGACGGCGGCCTCGGCTACACCGCGCCCAACTGGATCGGGGCCCTGCTGGCCGCCTCCGGGCTGCTGGTGGCGCTGTTCTCCGGGATGCTGGACCGGCAGCGGTCCCCCGGGCGCGTCACCGTCCACTGA
- a CDS encoding MarR family winged helix-turn-helix transcriptional regulator: MSLPDDAVEARAQGWRTLAALHARIEDQLERALQRGHELSVSEYTVLDVLARQDGFHLRMTQLANAVVLSQSATTRLVSRLEDRGLLQRYLCPTDRRGIYTEVTAAGQALLAEARPTHDRTLSQALAEAGELPELAPLVGALARLADVS; the protein is encoded by the coding sequence GTGTCACTGCCGGATGACGCCGTGGAGGCACGCGCCCAGGGGTGGCGCACCCTGGCCGCCCTGCACGCCCGCATCGAAGACCAGCTCGAACGCGCGTTGCAGCGCGGGCACGAGCTGTCGGTCAGCGAATACACCGTGCTCGACGTGCTGGCCCGGCAGGACGGCTTCCACCTGCGGATGACCCAGCTGGCCAACGCCGTGGTGCTGAGCCAGTCGGCGACCACCCGGCTGGTGAGCAGGCTCGAAGATCGCGGCCTGCTGCAGCGCTACCTGTGCCCGACCGACCGCCGCGGCATCTACACCGAGGTCACCGCGGCCGGCCAGGCGCTGCTCGCCGAAGCCCGCCCGACCCACGACCGGACGCTCTCGCAGGCGCTGGCCGAGGCCGGGGAACTGCCCGAGCTGGCGCCACTGGTGGGGGCCCTCGCCCGGTTGGCTGACGTTTCCTGA